Proteins encoded together in one Chelonoidis abingdonii isolate Lonesome George chromosome 1, CheloAbing_2.0, whole genome shotgun sequence window:
- the TENT5C gene encoding terminal nucleotidyltransferase 5C — MAGNGNNTDCMSCSVLSWEQVSRLHEVLTEVVPIHGRGNFPTLKITLKDIVQTVRNRLDEAGIQVHDVRLNGSAAGHVLVKDNGLGCKDLDLIFQVSLPTEAEFQLVRDVVLRSLLNFLPEGVSKLKISAMTLKEAYIQKLVKVCTETDRWSLISLSNKHGRNVELKFVDRIRRQFEFSVDSFQIILDALLFYYDCSENPMSEHFHPTVIGESMYGDFEAAFDHLRNRLIATKNPEEIRGGGLLKYSNLLVRDFRPMDKEEIKTLERYMCSRFFIDFPDILDQQRKLETYLQNHFSKEERSKYDYLMILRRVVNESTVCLMGHERRQTLNLISLLALRVLAEQNIIPNATNVTCYYQPAPYVSDGNFSNYYIANSPIPYSQSYPTWLPCN; from the coding sequence ATGGCAGGCAATGGAAATAATACTGATTGCATGTCATGCAGtgtactgagctgggagcaggtCAGCCGTCTGCATGAGGTTCTGACAGAAGTGGTTCCAATCCATGGACGGGGCAACTTTCCAACACTGAAAATAACCCTGAAGGACATTGTTCAGACCGTTCGCAACAGACTGGATGAGGCAGGCATCCAAGTACATGATGTCCGGCTGAATGGCTCTGCAGCTGGTCATGTCTTGGTCAAGGATAATGGACTGGGTTGCAAAGATCTGGACCTAATTTTTCAAGTGTCCCTGCCAACTGAGGCTGAGTTTCAGCTCGTCCGAGATGTGGTGTTGCGGTCCCTCTTAAACTTCTTGCCAGAGGGGGTGAGCAAACTAAAAATCAGTGCAATGACTTTGAAGGAAGCCTACATCCAGAAGCTAGTGAAAGTGTGCACAGAGACGGACCGATGGAGCTTAATATCCCTCTCCAACAAACATGGCAGGAATGTAGAGCTGAAGTTTGTAGATCGCATACGACGACAGTTTGAGTTCAGTGTGGACTCTTTCCAAATCATACTAGATGCCTTGCTTTTCTACTATGACTGCTCAGAAAATCCCATGTCAGAGCACTTCCATCCAACTGTAATTGGAGAGAGCATGTATGGAGACTTTGAGGCAGCCTTCGATCACCTCCGAAACAGACTGATAGCTACCAAGAATCCTGAGGAGATCCGAGGTGGTGGGCTCCTGAAGTACAGCAACCTCTTAGTGCGGGATTTCCGGCCCATGGACAAGGAGGAGATTAAAACTCTAGAGCGCTACATGTGCTCCCGGTTCTTCATAGACTTCCCTGACATCCTGGATCAGCAGCGCAAACTAGAGACTTACCTCCAGAACCACTTCTCCAAAGAGGAGAGAAGCAAATATGACTATCTCATGATCCTGCGCAGGGTGGTAAATGAGAGCACAGTGTGCCTCATGGGACATGAGCGGAGACAGACTCTCAACCTGATCTCGCTGCTAGCACTTAGAGTGTTGGCAGAACAAAACATCATACCTAATGCCACTAATGTTACCTGTTACTATCAGCCAGCACCCTATGTCAGTGATGGGAACTTCAGCAACTACTATATTGCAAACTCTCCCATCCCCTATAGCCAGTCTTATCCCACTTGGTTGCCTTGTAACTAA